A single region of the Nicotiana sylvestris chromosome 6, ASM39365v2, whole genome shotgun sequence genome encodes:
- the LOC104223778 gene encoding uncharacterized protein, with amino-acid sequence MHGIGRIQRDCKRRSGGGGGGQHMPATITRRTVAAGDSPLVSTVTADSFCKDGRKISVGDCALFKPPHDSPPFIGIIRRLTLGQDNNLQLGLNWLYRPAELKLGKGILLDTTPNEIFYSFHRDEIPAASLLHPCKVAFLPKGAELPTGTSSFVCRRVYDIQNKCLWWLTDQDFINELQEEVDQLLYKTRAEMHATVQPGGRSPKPMNGPMSSSQLKPGSDNAQSSVTSFPPQVKGKKRERGEQGSESIKRERSVKPDDSESILKSEISKITEEGGLVDNEGAAKLVQLMQPDRLDRKMDLISRSMLASVVAATDKFDCLDRFVQLKGLPVLDGWLQDVRKGRIVEFSNSKDGDKPVEEFLLVLLRALDKLPVNLQALQMCNIGRSVNHLRQHKNIEIQRKARSLVDTWKKRVEAEMNVIDAKSGSNQAVTWTSRSRLPEASHSGNKNPVGSSDATKSLVTQFSASKTTSIKPTSVETSIKSESLSPGPIKQASSPSSGKVGPPRVSAVGYCDVHLAKEDKSSSSSQSHNHSQSFSGKEDARSSTAVSMSSIKISNGGSRHRKSINGGHGSSVSGGQKESPTNRNSSLHRNPTTEKLPQSALSGEKTVHVPAVEGSSHKLIVKISNKGRSPARSASGGSYEDPTIMSSRASSPVLSEKNDQPDRNSKEKTDACRSNVTFDVNGESWQSTVLKDVLTGSDEGDGSPVAIPEEERSKTVGGDRKSAEVAKAASSSSGSELKSAKLHEASFSSMNALIESCVKYSEANTSMSLSDAVGMNLLASVATEEMSKSERVSPSISPQGESPSGEETGTGDELKSKSSPLVSSSGDLIGQNDGDGNGGKEKQLIAASTSLSEGKLHAYKSAVTEFTGDRRPTSSPSKEKTTGECFNSSCIGSQTAGDLKSDVNEKLGEMEKSAASPCSLAEKTSDGEQSKQFQEGKVVSTKTFDGVLDAELDGHGSSIVKDKVTNALISMEDLKRPVEVSASKFEGDHKNEVSRVLGVASTELKPASIVAKAEPTEGSDKEELQPTGFSRDSVARQGGQPDKIDAKNAKQVEKLNSYQEVVDTSVIEDKAIFESNLARRNLIKDEPSVENNDIPTHDPGGGLFTKEAPGVSNVAVEKLVESREFKDSGVEADRTKDCASTKGETSSSSAAAASDSASKMKFDLNEGFISDEGKYGEPINSRGLGCLSNVHIMSPLPFAVSSVSSSLPASVTVAAAAKGPFVPPEDLLRVKGEFGWKGSAATSAFRPAEPRKALDMHSCSTTISLSEASTSKHGRPPLDIDLNIADERIFDDINSQDSVLAIVSAVDHITDLVASKSKHPDSPAVHSSGGLDLDLNRVDEPNDVGQCSLSSSHRLEGVVLPSKSISSGGLPTVEVRRDFDLNNGPGVDDSSVEQPLSYQSHQGILRSQFNASSLRMNNPEMGNLSSWFAPGNSYSTMTIPSILSDCGEQPPFPITPPGAPRMLGPAAVGSPFTPDVFRGSVLSSSPAVQFPPSPFQYPVFPFGTTFPLPSATYAVGSASYIDSSSGGRLFTPPVNSQLLGHVGAVSSQYPRPYLVAVPDVNSNGAGAHNRKRSRQGLDLNAGPGAMDLDGKEESVPLASRQLSVAGSQAHADEHGMMYPVAGGLLKRKEPEGGWDNESFRFKQSSWQ; translated from the exons CCGCCGGTGATTCTCCTCTTGTTTCTACTGTTACTGCTGATTCCTTCTGCAAG GACGGTCGCAAAATTAGTGTTGGAGATTGCGCTTTGTTTAAACCACCACATGATTCACCACCTTTCATTGGAATAATCCGTAGACTAACATTGGGTCAAGATAATAACTTGCAATTAGGTCTTAATTGGCTCTATCGTCCTGCTGAGCTGAAGCTTGGCAAAGGCATCCTGCTGGACACCACACCCAACGAAATCTTTTATTCCTTCCATAGGGATGAGATTCCAGCTGCATCATTACTCCATCCATGTAAAGTTGCATTCCTTCCTAAAGGGGCTGAACTTCCAACAGGAACATCCTCATTTGTCTGCAGGCGGGTTTATGACATTCAAAACAAGTGTTTATGGTGGTTAACTGAtcaagattttattaac GAGCTACAAGAAGAGGTAGATCAGCTGTTATACAAGACACGAGCAGAGATGCATGCAACAGTGCAGCCTGGTGGTCGTTCTCCTAAACCAATGAATGGCCCTATGTCATCATCACAATTGAAACCTGGTTCTGATAATGCACAAAGTAGTGTAACTTCTTTTCCTCCACAAGTCAAGGGAAAGAAAAGGGAGCGGGGAGAACAGGGTTCTGAATCTATTAAGCGTGAACGTTCAGTTAAACCTGATGATAGTGAAAGCATCTTGAAATCTGAAATTTCTAAAATAACGGAAGAAGGAGGGCTTGTGGACAATGAAGGGGCTGCAAAACTTGTTCAGCTCATGCAACCAGATAGATTGGACAGGAAAATGGATTTGATTAGTCGTTCAATGCTTGCAAGTGTTGTAGCTGCGACCGACAAGTTTGACTGCCTTGACAGGTTTGTACAGCTAAAGGGTTTGCCTGTATTGGATGGGTGGCTTCAAGATGTTCGTAAAGGAAGGATTGTTGAATTTAGTAATAGTAAGGACGGTGATAAACCAGTTGAGGAATTTCTCTTGGTTTTGCTGCGTGCACTTGATAAGCTTCCTGTGAATCTTCAAGCACTACAGATGTGCAATATTGGTAGATCTGTTAATCACTTGCGCCAACATAAAAACATTGAGATCCAGAGAAAGGCACGGAGCTTAGTTGACACATGGAAGAAACGTGTAGAAGCTGAAATGAACGTCATTGATGCCAAGTCTGGTTCAAATCAAGCTGTCACATGGACCTCAAGATCACGGTTGCCCGAGGCTTCTCATAGCGGCAACAAAAATCCTGTTGGTTCTAGTGATGCAACAAAGAGCTTAGTTACACAGTTTTCTGCATCTAAAACGACCTCAATTAAGCCTACATCAGTGGAAACTAGCATAAAATCCGAGTCCTTATCCCCAGGCCCCATAAAACAAGCATCATCTCCTTCATCTGGAAAAGTGGGTCCGCCAAGAGTTTCAGCTGTTGGTTACTGCGATGTTCATCTAGCAAAGGAAGATAAAAGCAGCAGTTCTAGCCAGTCTCACAATCACAGTCAATCCTTCTCAGGGAAAGAGGACGCGAGGAGTTCAACTGCAGTGTCAATGAGCAGCATCAAGATCTCTAATGGTGGTTCTCGGCACCGCAAATCAATAAATGGTGGTCATGGATCATCAGTATCTGGAGGTCAAAAAGAAAGTCCTACAAACAGAAATTCTTCATTGCACAGAAACCCTACCACTGAGAAGTTGCCGCAGTCTGCATTGAGTGGTGAAAAAACAGTTCATGTGCCTGCTGTTGAGGGGAGTAGTCACAAATTGATAGTTAAGATTTCTAACAAGGGTCGCAGTCCTGCCCGGAGTGCTAGTGGAGGATCATATGAAGACCCTACCATCATGAGCAGCCGAGCTTCTTCTCCTGTGCTTTCCGAAAAGAATGATCAGCCTGATCGTAATTCTAAGGAGAAGACTGATGCATGTCGATCAAATGTTACTTTTGACGTGAATGGAGAATCATGGCAGAGCACTGTCTTGAAAGATGTTCTCACTGGATCTGATGAGGGTGATGGATCACCTGTTGCTATTCCGGAGGAAGAGCGAAGTAAAACTGTTGGTGGGGACAGGAAATCAGCTGAAGTTGCAAAAGCTGCTTCTTCATCATCAGGATCGGAACTGAAGTCAGCGAAACTGCACGAAGCTTCTTTCAGCTCCATGAATGCATTGATCGAGAGCTGTGTAAAATATTCTGAAGCAAACACGTCCATGTCACTAAGTGATGCTGTTGGAATGAATCTGCTTGCCAGTGTGGCTACTGAAGAAATGTCCAAGTCAGAGAGGGTTTCACCTTCTATTTCTCCACAAGGAGAAAGTCCTTCAGGTGAAGAGACTGGCACAGGTGATGAGCTTAAGTCAAAGTCATCTCCTCTAGTCAGTTCTTCTGGTGACCTTATTGGGCAAAATGACGGTGATGGTAATGGTGGTAAAGAGAAACAGTTAATTGCTGCTAGTACTTCGTTGTCTGAGGGCAAACTACATGCTTACAAAAGTGCAGTGACGGAGTTTACCGGAGATAGAAGACCCACTTCATCTCCTTCTAAAGAAAAAACTACGGGAGAGTGCTTCAACTCTTCCTGCATTGGTTCACAGACAGCTGGAGATTTGAAATCAGATGTTAATGAGAAGTTGGGTGAGATGGAAAAGTCTGCTGCTTCTCCTTGCAGTCTAGCAGAAAAGACCAGTGATGGTGAACAGAGCAAACAATTCCAGGAGGGAAAAGTGGTTTCCACTAAGACTTTTGACGGTGTTCTAGATGCTGAATTAGATGGACATGGTAGTTCAATAGTAAAAGACAAAGTCACTAATGCCCTTATAAGCATGGAAGACTTAAAACGACCAGTTGAAGTTTCCGCTTCTAAATTTGAAGGCGACCACAAAAATGAGGTGAGTAGGGTTTTAGGTGTTGCTAGTACAGAGCTGAAACCAGCTTCGATTGTAGCAAAAGCTGAACCTACAGAGGGAAGTGACAAGGAAGAGCTGCAACCAACTGGTTTTAGTCGAGATTCTGTTGCACGCCAAGGTGGACAGCCTGATAAAATTGATGCAAAAAATGCTAAGCAGGTAGAAAAGCTAAATTCTTATCAAGAAGTGGTTGATACTTCAGTTATTGAAGATAAAGCCATATTTGAATCTAATTTAGCTAGAAGAAATCTGATAAAGGATGAACCTAGTGTAGAAAATAACGATATTCCTACACATGATCCCGGCGGTGGTTTATTTACTAAGGAGGCACCTGGAGTTTCTAATGTGGCAGTGGAGAAACTTGTGGAATCAAGAGAATTTAAAGACTCTGGTGTAGAGGCAGATAGAACAAAGGACTGTGCATCCACCAAGGGGGAAACTTCTTCCAGCTCTGCTGCTGCCGCTTCAGATTCAGCTTCAAAGATGAAGTTTGACTTAAATGAAGGTTTCATTTCTGATGAGGGGAAATATGGGGAGCCAATCAACTCGAGAGGCCTTGGGTGTTTGTCGAATGTCCATATAATGAGCCCATTGCCATTTGCCGTCTCTTCTGTTTCCAGTAGTCTTCCTGCTTCTGTTACGGTGGCTGCTGCTGCCAAAGGACCTTTTGTCCCGCCAGAAGATCTATTGAGAGTCAAAGGGGAGTTTGGATGGAAAGGATCAGCAGCCACAAGTGCTTTTCGTCCAGCTGAACCCCGAAAAGCACTTGACATGCATTCATGTTCCACGACCATCTCTCTTTCTGAAGCTTCTACTAGCAAGCATGGTCGGCCTCCATTAGATATTGATCTGAATATAGCAGATGAAAGAATCTTTGATGACATAAATTCTCAGGATTCTGTTCTAGCGATAGTATCTGCGGTGGACCATATAACTGATCTTGTTGCATCAAAAAGTAAACACCCAGATTCTCCTGCTGTTCATAGTTCTGGGGGACTCGATCTTGATTTGAATAGAGTTGATGAACCTAATGATGTAGGGCAGTGCTCCTTGAGTAGCAGTCATAGATTAGAGGGTGTAGTATTACCCTCAAAATCGATTTCATCCGGTGGCTTACCAACTGTTGAAGTCAGGAGGGACTTTGATTTAAATAACGGGCCTGGTGTTGATGATTCAAGTGTGGAACAGCCTCTATCCTACCAGAGTCATCAGGGAATCTTGCGTTCCCAATTTAATGCTTCTAGCCTCAGAATGAACAATCCAGAAATGGGAAACTTATCGTCTTGGTTTGCTCCTGGGAATAGTTACTCAACTATGACAATTCCATCAATTTTGTCTGATTGTGGGGAGCAGCCGCCGTTTCCAATAACCCCACCTGGTGCCCCACGAATGTTAGGTCCAGCTGCTGTTGGGTCCCCCTTCACTCCAGatgttttcaggggttcagtATTGTCATCATCACCTGCTGTGCAATTTCCACCTTCGCCTTTCCAGTATCCTGTGTTCCCTTTTGGAACCACTTTCCCACTTCCTTCTGCGACATATGCAGTTGGATCAGCCTCTTATATTGATTCGTCCTCTGGTGGAAGGCTTTTTACTCCACCTGTGAATTCACAGTTACTGGGACATGTAGGTGCTGTATCATCTCAATATCCAAGGCCTTATTTGGTTGCAGTTCCTGACGTTAACAGCAATGGAGCCGGAGCCCACAACAGAAAGCGGAGCCGgcaaggtctggatctgaatgcAGGTCCTGGAGCTATGGATTTGGATGGGAAAGAAGAGTCTGTTCCGTTGGCATCAAGGCAACTGTCTGTTGCTGGCTCACAGGCACATGCAGACGAGCATGGGATGATGTATCCTGTAGCTGGGGGTCTACTGAAGAGGAAGGAACCTGAGGGAGGATGGGACAACGAGAGCTTCAGGTTCAAGCAATCATCATGGCAGTAG